From the genome of Ectobacillus sp. JY-23, one region includes:
- a CDS encoding L-cystine transporter, with the protein MDIFLTVLNIALFLGLIAILYRMQQKQVSFSKRVFAALGLGLIFGLILNQVYGITSEVTSDSINWFNIVGSGYVKLLQMIVMPLIFVSIVVAFTKLKLTKNIGKISVLVIGILLGTTAISAAIGIGAALGFGLDGIELDQGAAETARNELLKPRAAAVQEMTLPQQIVEFLPSNPFQDLTGARPTSTIAVLIFAAIIGLAYLGVNRRDPEQGAFFAKIIDTLYAITMRVVTLILRLTPYGILAIITKVAATSDYDAIAKLGKFVIASYVALILMFIVHLLLLMLAKLNPLQYVKKAFPTLTFAFTSRTSAGTLPLNIKTQTKDLGVSEGIANFAASFGLSIGQNGCAGIYPAMLAVMVAPAAGVDPTSFSFILTLILVVAISSFGVAGVGGGATFAALIVLSVMNLPVAIVGLLISVEPLIDMGRTALNVSGSMTAGVLTSKATGELDTAVYAQKELAEA; encoded by the coding sequence ATGGATATCTTTCTGACTGTTTTGAATATCGCACTGTTTCTTGGACTTATTGCTATTTTATATCGAATGCAGCAAAAGCAGGTTTCCTTTTCTAAGCGCGTTTTTGCCGCTTTAGGGTTAGGTCTTATTTTCGGTCTTATTCTGAATCAAGTTTATGGCATAACATCTGAGGTGACAAGCGACTCCATCAATTGGTTTAACATCGTCGGCAGCGGTTATGTAAAGCTCCTGCAGATGATTGTGATGCCGCTCATTTTCGTATCCATTGTCGTTGCTTTCACAAAACTGAAGCTTACCAAAAACATTGGCAAAATAAGCGTCCTTGTGATTGGTATTTTACTTGGCACAACCGCTATTTCAGCAGCCATTGGAATTGGCGCTGCTTTAGGCTTTGGCCTTGACGGCATTGAATTAGACCAAGGTGCTGCCGAAACAGCTCGAAATGAATTATTAAAGCCAAGAGCTGCGGCAGTGCAAGAGATGACACTTCCGCAACAAATTGTTGAGTTTCTGCCAAGCAACCCGTTTCAAGATTTAACTGGCGCACGTCCAACATCTACTATCGCGGTTTTAATATTTGCAGCTATTATTGGTCTCGCCTATCTCGGTGTGAATCGCAGAGACCCTGAGCAAGGCGCATTTTTCGCAAAAATCATTGATACACTTTACGCGATTACCATGAGAGTCGTCACCCTCATTCTGCGTTTAACGCCATACGGCATTCTTGCCATCATCACCAAGGTTGCCGCAACAAGCGACTATGATGCCATCGCCAAATTAGGGAAGTTCGTGATTGCTTCATACGTCGCATTGATTCTGATGTTCATCGTGCATCTGCTTTTATTGATGCTCGCAAAACTAAATCCTTTGCAATATGTCAAAAAAGCATTTCCGACTTTAACATTCGCCTTTACGTCACGCACAAGTGCGGGTACATTGCCATTAAATATTAAAACGCAAACGAAGGATCTAGGTGTGTCCGAGGGCATCGCCAACTTCGCCGCCTCCTTTGGACTTTCTATCGGCCAAAATGGCTGCGCCGGCATTTACCCAGCCATGCTAGCAGTCATGGTCGCACCGGCAGCAGGCGTTGATCCGACCAGCTTTTCCTTCATTCTTACACTGATTCTAGTTGTCGCAATCAGCTCCTTCGGTGTTGCGGGTGTCGGGGGCGGTGCCACCTTCGCGGCTCTCATCGTCCTATCCGTCATGAATCTTCCGGTAGCCATTGTCGGTCTCCTGATTTCAGTGGAGCCCTTAATCGACATGGGACGTACCGCCTTAAATGTTAGCGGCAGCATGACCGCAGGGGTACTGACAAGTAAGGCGACAGGTGAATTGGATACTGCTGTTTATGCGCAAAAAGAGCTTGCAGAGGCATAA
- a CDS encoding DUF6407 family protein — MSTNLENFVKQTIAEIDNYDKEHLKCIRQVVAKAIDFYKFKSYERMEETVQGLVPFIYIYSMAEENLLSKIAGFAAGSDRDFDIEEVYEGRVIREY; from the coding sequence ATGAGTACAAACTTAGAGAATTTTGTAAAACAGACGATTGCTGAAATAGACAATTATGATAAGGAACATCTAAAGTGCATCAGACAAGTAGTAGCAAAAGCCATTGATTTTTATAAGTTTAAGTCTTATGAGCGAATGGAAGAGACCGTACAGGGGCTCGTACCATTTATCTATATATACTCTATGGCGGAGGAAAACCTTTTATCTAAAATCGCGGGATTTGCGGCAGGGAGTGATAGAGATTTTGATATTGAAGAGGTGTATGAGGGGCGTGTCATAAGAGAGTATTAA
- a CDS encoding DUF6671 family protein: MNKKEIIHTFFNRRIGVLATMHHKEKVMSPLLEEQLGIKIKVPINLDTDQFGTFTRDIERVGDQAETAKLKARYAIELSGETLAIASEGVFGPHPVMPWLPYNREMVFLLDQENKFELFGEAITTDTNYQYLPMKSREEAYAFCEAVGFPEHAVVVRANHEIIKGIIEKEQLDEVMTYMQNKYSNEEVIIETDMRALYNPTRMKHIQAATEDLIRKIYSLCSGCSYPGFEVVERREGLLCRCCGLKTKLIQAEIYRCKKCGEIEERLYPSGKQFADPSQCFFCNP, from the coding sequence ATGAACAAAAAAGAAATCATTCACACCTTTTTTAATCGCAGAATTGGTGTTTTAGCTACGATGCATCATAAGGAAAAAGTGATGTCACCCCTGTTAGAAGAACAGCTTGGGATTAAGATAAAAGTACCAATAAATCTAGACACAGATCAGTTTGGCACATTTACCCGCGATATTGAGAGGGTAGGAGATCAGGCAGAGACCGCCAAGCTGAAAGCGAGGTATGCGATAGAGTTGTCAGGTGAGACGCTAGCTATAGCAAGTGAAGGTGTATTTGGCCCCCACCCTGTCATGCCCTGGCTTCCATATAATCGCGAAATGGTGTTCTTACTGGATCAAGAGAATAAGTTTGAACTATTTGGGGAAGCAATTACAACAGATACAAATTATCAGTATCTTCCGATGAAAAGTCGTGAGGAGGCGTATGCATTCTGTGAAGCAGTTGGATTTCCAGAGCATGCGGTCGTTGTAAGAGCCAATCACGAAATCATAAAGGGCATTATAGAAAAAGAACAGTTGGATGAAGTTATGACGTATATGCAAAACAAGTATAGCAATGAAGAAGTTATTATTGAGACCGACATGCGTGCATTATACAATCCAACTAGAATGAAGCATATACAGGCAGCCACTGAGGATTTGATACGGAAGATATACAGCCTTTGCTCAGGATGTTCTTATCCTGGGTTTGAGGTAGTGGAAAGAAGAGAGGGGCTTTTATGTAGGTGCTGTGGGCTCAAAACAAAGCTAATACAAGCAGAGATTTATAGGTGTAAGAAGTGCGGAGAGATTGAGGAAAGACTATATCCAAGCGGTAAGCAATTTGCCGATCCGTCTCAATGCTTTTTTTGTAACCCTTAG
- a CDS encoding NADP-dependent isocitrate dehydrogenase encodes MTYKQPVTIARGDGIGPEIMDATLRILECAGAMIQPEFIDIGESVYLSGNTSGIPEEAWESLRRTKVFLKGPITTPQGGGYKSLNVTIRKTLGLYANVRPNVSYAPFVETKHPNMNLVIIRENEEDLYAGIEHQQTPEVVQCLKLITRPGTEKIVRYAFEYARKNNRKKVTCFTKDNIMKLTDGLFHKVFKEVAKDYPEIATEHWIIDIGMAKIADAPQDFDVIVMPNLYGDIASDVAAQLTGSVGLAGSANIGDQIAMFEAIHGSAPDIAGKGIANPSGLIHGAIMMLVHIGQPEVAARIHNAWLKTLEDGIHTVDIAKGGRSVGTMEFAEAVIQRLGQQPITYTPIKYKAVASKEATQFQSDPAVKNRPKPDVVRELVGVDVFLFNNELTPNEIGKKLEEVAGPHFNLALITNRGVKVYPQGFPETFTTDHWRCRFECNEVLGNSNKEIVELLNRIYQIDLDFIKIENLYKFNGERGYSLGQGQ; translated from the coding sequence ATGACATATAAACAACCTGTTACAATTGCTAGAGGGGATGGAATTGGACCTGAAATCATGGATGCAACACTGCGAATTTTAGAATGCGCGGGGGCTATGATTCAGCCGGAGTTTATTGATATTGGAGAAAGTGTATATTTGTCAGGTAATACATCGGGCATACCGGAAGAGGCTTGGGAATCACTTAGACGGACAAAGGTGTTTTTAAAAGGACCTATTACAACACCGCAAGGCGGAGGGTATAAAAGCTTAAATGTAACCATTCGAAAAACATTAGGATTGTATGCTAATGTGCGGCCGAATGTTTCCTATGCACCGTTTGTGGAAACAAAGCATCCAAATATGAATCTTGTGATTATCCGTGAAAATGAAGAAGATTTGTATGCGGGAATTGAACACCAGCAAACACCGGAAGTTGTGCAATGTCTTAAATTGATTACCCGTCCGGGAACGGAAAAAATCGTAAGGTATGCGTTTGAGTATGCAAGAAAAAATAATCGAAAAAAAGTAACGTGCTTTACGAAAGACAACATTATGAAATTAACGGATGGTCTGTTTCATAAAGTATTTAAAGAGGTTGCTAAGGATTACCCGGAAATTGCGACAGAGCATTGGATTATTGATATTGGCATGGCGAAAATTGCGGATGCGCCACAAGACTTTGATGTGATTGTTATGCCTAACCTGTATGGAGATATCGCATCTGATGTAGCCGCGCAGCTAACAGGCAGTGTAGGGCTTGCCGGTTCTGCTAACATCGGCGACCAGATTGCGATGTTTGAAGCGATTCATGGCAGTGCGCCAGATATCGCAGGTAAGGGTATCGCCAATCCATCAGGTCTTATTCACGGCGCGATTATGATGCTTGTTCATATTGGTCAGCCTGAGGTGGCTGCTCGTATTCATAACGCATGGTTAAAAACATTAGAAGATGGTATTCATACGGTAGATATCGCGAAGGGCGGCCGTTCCGTTGGGACAATGGAGTTTGCAGAAGCGGTCATTCAAAGATTGGGTCAACAGCCTATTACGTATACACCAATCAAGTATAAGGCTGTAGCATCTAAGGAAGCTACACAATTTCAAAGTGATCCAGCGGTAAAGAATCGTCCGAAACCAGATGTGGTTCGTGAGTTAGTTGGAGTAGATGTGTTTCTGTTTAACAATGAGCTTACTCCTAACGAGATTGGGAAAAAGCTAGAGGAAGTAGCTGGTCCGCATTTCAATTTGGCGTTGATTACAAATCGGGGCGTAAAGGTATATCCGCAAGGCTTTCCAGAAACATTTACAACAGATCACTGGCGTTGCCGATTTGAATGTAACGAGGTGCTAGGAAATAGCAACAAAGAAATTGTGGAGCTGTTAAACCGAATTTATCAAATCGATTTAGACTTTATCAAAATCGAAAACTTATACAAGTTTAATGGCGAGAGAGGCTATTCATTAGGGCAAGGGCAATAG
- the ilvA gene encoding threonine ammonia-lyase codes for MTPLDYSRTFSNLSKNEVYLKLENLQKTGSFKVRGSYNKLASLAREELEKGVVAASAGNHAQGVAYSSQMLGIPCTIVMPKGAPLSKVLATREYGAKVILEGEVFDEALAYALAYCDQIGGTFIHAFDDEEVIVGQGTVGVEIMEQLPDVDAIICPVGGGGLIAGVAMAAKQMNPHVAVYGVQTLACPSMKTSLLAKKPVMVEATPTMADGIAVKKPGNKTFEVIKDYVDDIVCVDEMEIARTMLLVLERNKLLVEGSGASSLAALIYAKLPVAGKKVTAVLSGGNVDVNFIARIIERGLVESGRYAHFSIPLKDKPGELEKVLHSITGLHANVQDISLEHIGKHIYPGFSQLEISVETKDQEHIERLHNDLKSKGYHVQIDGTLFENM; via the coding sequence ATGACGCCGCTCGATTATTCAAGGACGTTTAGTAATCTTTCAAAGAATGAAGTGTATTTAAAGCTGGAGAATCTGCAAAAAACAGGTTCTTTTAAAGTGAGAGGCTCTTATAATAAGTTGGCCTCTCTAGCTAGAGAAGAGCTGGAAAAAGGAGTAGTGGCAGCTTCTGCTGGGAATCATGCGCAGGGTGTTGCGTATTCGAGTCAAATGCTTGGCATACCTTGTACGATTGTGATGCCTAAGGGGGCGCCGCTGAGTAAGGTGCTTGCGACGAGGGAGTATGGTGCTAAGGTTATATTGGAAGGAGAGGTTTTTGATGAGGCTCTTGCCTATGCCTTGGCCTACTGCGATCAAATTGGAGGCACGTTTATTCATGCATTTGATGATGAGGAAGTCATTGTGGGGCAAGGGACGGTTGGCGTTGAAATTATGGAGCAGCTGCCGGATGTGGATGCGATTATTTGTCCTGTCGGCGGCGGCGGTCTGATTGCGGGCGTGGCTATGGCTGCGAAGCAAATGAACCCGCATGTGGCTGTGTACGGTGTGCAAACTCTTGCTTGTCCTAGCATGAAAACCTCCTTATTAGCGAAAAAACCCGTGATGGTGGAAGCAACTCCAACGATGGCAGATGGGATAGCTGTAAAAAAGCCCGGAAACAAAACGTTTGAGGTGATCAAAGACTATGTGGATGACATCGTGTGTGTCGATGAGATGGAGATTGCGCGAACGATGCTTTTGGTGCTAGAACGAAATAAGCTGTTAGTCGAAGGCTCAGGTGCGAGCTCGCTAGCTGCGCTTATTTACGCCAAATTACCTGTAGCAGGTAAAAAAGTAACGGCTGTTTTAAGCGGTGGAAATGTGGATGTTAACTTTATCGCAAGAATCATCGAACGTGGCTTGGTGGAATCGGGACGGTATGCGCATTTTTCGATCCCATTAAAAGATAAGCCGGGCGAGCTTGAAAAGGTGTTGCATTCGATTACTGGTTTACATGCGAATGTGCAGGATATCAGCCTTGAGCATATCGGCAAGCATATTTATCCTGGATTTTCTCAGCTTGAAATTTCTGTTGAAACAAAGGACCAGGAGCATATCGAGCGGTTACATAACGATTTAAAAAGCAAGGGATATCATGTACAAATTGATGGTACTCTTTTTGAAAATATGTGA